From a single Atribacterota bacterium genomic region:
- a CDS encoding type II secretion system protein, protein MIAKKNSFNKNGFTLIELMVVVAVLSLIIIGTVSFFGGGIRSWISGQYQLKAQREARMRLDQMVKEIREGDKFDSASGENTIIVEYNILSKDNVTYSWSGTSGDSITRKSGSGTPATLLDNVHDFSVTYLNQSGIIMTDESNASKILINLQLDLDGDAATGGNPDVVLNTEVNLRNYGL, encoded by the coding sequence ATGATTGCAAAAAAAAATTCTTTTAATAAAAATGGATTTACCTTAATAGAATTGATGGTTGTTGTGGCTGTATTAAGCCTGATTATAATTGGGACGGTTTCTTTTTTTGGTGGAGGAATTCGTTCCTGGATATCAGGACAATATCAATTGAAAGCTCAAAGAGAAGCCCGCATGAGACTTGACCAAATGGTTAAGGAAATTAGAGAGGGAGATAAATTTGATAGTGCTTCTGGTGAAAATACTATAATAGTTGAATACAACATTCTTTCAAAAGACAATGTAACATACAGCTGGTCTGGAACTTCTGGTGATAGCATAACCAGAAAAAGTGGAAGTGGAACTCCTGCAACATTATTAGATAATGTTCATGATTTTTCCGTGACATATTTAAATCAATCAGGGATTATTATGACTGATGAAAGTAATGCATCAAAAATATTAATTAATCTTCAGTTGGATTTAGACGGAGATGCAGCAACAGGAGGTAATCCTGATGTTGTTCTTAATACCGAAGTTAATTTAAGAAATTATGGATTATGA
- a CDS encoding Ig-like domain-containing protein, with product LCRNHSLYVTANPLTIAEGNSTTITAELTNADGYLVEGENINFIIKDGNGNLSSNSGTTNELGVTSVTLNIDIAGTTTVEANWQGDSTVVLDFVEVICTSAPIYQVNLTADKTTISVGETLDIKATVTENGNPVSGIEVEFSLDDYSNARIDGSDSPVIKTTDGNGETTVVLSNLTAGDSVTVTAEAGGDSGIINISCEAPPIAIELINNSQEHGTGKDGKKQVYFNINVLNSSIDLEQMIISWVPNGNEKLSELWIGDTQVYYNSSGAENGTTITFNQLNNPTYYILNKDESYEIKMIFDKDVKKKDWTIAFINPETLTEITPNITFYLN from the coding sequence TTATGCAGAAATCATAGTTTATATGTTACTGCAAATCCATTAACAATTGCTGAAGGAAATTCTACAACCATTACTGCTGAGTTAACTAATGCTGACGGGTACCTTGTTGAAGGCGAAAATATTAATTTTATTATTAAAGATGGGAATGGCAATTTAAGCAGCAATAGTGGAACTACAAATGAACTTGGAGTAACATCAGTTACGCTTAATATCGATATTGCAGGAACAACTACAGTAGAGGCTAACTGGCAAGGCGATTCTACTGTAGTGCTTGATTTTGTAGAAGTTATTTGTACAAGTGCTCCTATTTATCAGGTTAATCTAACAGCTGATAAAACAACAATCTCGGTTGGGGAAACCTTGGATATTAAAGCCACAGTTACTGAAAACGGGAATCCAGTTAGTGGAATCGAAGTAGAATTTTCATTAGATGATTACAGCAATGCAAGGATAGATGGTTCTGATTCACCCGTGATTAAAACTACAGATGGGAACGGTGAAACGACTGTAGTTTTGAGTAATTTGACTGCTGGAGATTCTGTAACTGTTACTGCTGAAGCAGGTGGAGATAGTGGCATTATCAATATTAGCTGTGAAGCTCCTCCAATTGCAATAGAATTAATAAATAATTCCCAAGAGCATGGTACTGGAAAAGATGGGAAAAAACAGGTATATTTTAATATAAATGTTCTAAATAGCAGTATTGATTTGGAACAAATGATTATATCTTGGGTACCAAACGGGAATGAAAAGTTGTCAGAATTGTGGATTGGTGACACACAAGTATATTATAACAGCTCGGGTGCAGAAAATGGGACTACTATTACTTTTAATCAACTTAACAATCCAACATATTACATTTTAAACAAAGATGAATCTTATGAAATTAAAATGATATTCGATAAAGATGTTAAAAAGAAAGATTGGACGATTGCTTTTATAAATCCTGAAACGTTGACTGAAATAACGCCAAATATAACTTTTTATCTTAACTAA